From Coffea arabica cultivar ET-39 chromosome 10e, Coffea Arabica ET-39 HiFi, whole genome shotgun sequence, one genomic window encodes:
- the LOC113711068 gene encoding uncharacterized protein: MNVLSSQAAGGAAVAAVSCTHRCSLQFTNPVPPLFSNRRPPKFPPANTHNFPRRRTVANAESTTSRPSATPTGPSTPPNSAKEDVPITLVGEQDVPLEGVIQFEKPTSSPSTLISKWGWVALLAGGDALALLLFSAIGRFSHGFDVFDLETLKTADPLMAGWFLSAYFLGGYGEDGRGMNGRSQAITVAAKSWALGIPLGLIIRAATVRHIPPINFILVTMGSTAVLLIGWRALLFSTFYPDKSKKNDVYRRGSPFELFELLTSLVRRW; the protein is encoded by the exons ATGAATGTTCTGAGCAGCCAAGCTGCAGGCGGAGCAGCAGTGGCGGCAGTATCCTGTACCCATCGCTGTTCCCTTCAATTTACAAATCCAGTTCCTCCTCTTTTCTCCAATCGCAGACCACCCAAATTCCCACCCGCTAATACTCATAATTTCCCCAGACGCCGCACTGTTGCCAATGCTGAATCCACCACAAGCCGCCCCTCTGCTACTCCTACTGGTCCTTCCACTCCCCCCAATTCCGCCAAAGAGGATGTTCCCATCACTTTGGTGGGCGAACAGGATGTTCCTCTAGAGGGTGTCATTCAATTCGAAAAGCCCACTTCTTCCCCTTCTACCCTCATTTCTAAATGGGG GTGGGTGGCTTTGTTGGCCGGTGGGGATGCGTTGGCATTGCTCTTGTTCTCAGCAATTGGAAGGTTTAGTCATGGCTTTGACGTTTTTGACCTCGAGACGTTGAAAACTGCGGACCCGTTAATGGCTG GGTGGTTCTTGAGTGCTTATTTCCTTGGAGGATATGGGGAAGATGGTCGAGGCATGAATGGCCGCTCTCAAGCTATAACTGTAGCTGCCAAGTCTTGGGCTTTGGGCATTCCG CTGGGCTTGATAATAAGAGCAGCAACAGTCAGGCATATTCCGCCAATCAACTTTATCTTAGTAACCATGGGAAGTACTGCTGTGTTACTAATTGGATGGAGAGCACTGTTGTTTAGCACATTCTATCCTGACAAAAGCAAGAAGAATGATGTCTATAGACGGGGGAGCCCTTTTGAACTGTTTGAG TTGCTCACGTCATTGGTGAGAAGGTGGTAG